Proteins from a genomic interval of Clostridium sp. M62/1:
- the smc gene encoding chromosome segregation protein SMC: MYLKSIEIQGFKSFANKILFEFHNGITGIVGPNGSGKSNVADAVRWVLGEQRAKQLRGGTMQDVIFSGTEIRKPQGFAYVAITLDNSNHRLPISYDQVTVSRRLYRSGESEYRINGSACRLKDIQELFYDTGIGKEGYSIIGQGQIDRILSGRPEERRELFDEAAGIVKFKRRKLIAQRKLMDEEQNLVRVSDILSELEKRVGPLKTQSEAAKEYLRLREELKGEDANLFLLEHKALNLQLKELEDKKQIVNGDLEDAKESAEKLKLDYERLEKEAEAVEEQLAAGREQLSRAGVMRESLEGQIAVLEEQINSERMNEEHIKSRSAAILVELSEKASQRAEYEKQKAEAGRQVQEAEAALKSAQSELEEWEKRLLSISGESEAAKAVIINALNEKAGLAARSQRYETMLEQVDVRRSEVMQKLLRFKSDESVQEEELKKEEAVLAGVEEELAALISQEEANACRLTEAEDEGAELARRLSAEQQKYHTSHTKLESLRNLAERYEGYGTSIRRVMEQKNRVKGIHGVVADLIATSKRYETAIETALGGSIQNIVTDREETAKELIEYLKKNRFGRATFLPLTGISDRGGFTQEKALREPGVLGLASDLVEVKDEYQALSRYLLGRVVVVDGIDNAIALARKFRHTLRIVTLEGELFSAGGSMTGGSFKNSSNLLGRQREIAELETACRSALEAVEELHKSIAANEALQIQLKEEAERLRGEKQEAFLRKNTSELNLERLEGKRQEIAESSSDLVMESRELEFQLREIRENTEKLSEEMRKLETLHDEKTELANRLSEELSRAQESREAAAGRLSEAQLSEANVRQQDSFISENIRRLKNEEERLCAEQRELDSGSGKSAEAVEEKKRQIDSIRKQIGEQEKDTAAIRESLSEQTARKEELLAGQKAFFKSREELSGRISSLDREMFRLEGQRERAAERIESRISYMWDEYELTYSGACSLAKEEPGTIPEIHRSIDRLKGEIKALGSVNVNAIEDYREVSERYEFLNTQHQDLVTARETLLKIIEELDTGMRLQFEEKFAQIRLEFDKVFKELFGGGHGTLVLQEDEDILEAGIQIISQPPGKKLQNMMQLSGGEKALTAIALLFAIQNLKPSPFCLLDEIEAALDDSNVDRFAKYLHKLTKYTQFIVITHRRGTMVSADRLYGITMQEKGVSTLVSVSLVESELEAQAKAGKTRF, from the coding sequence ATGTATTTAAAGAGCATTGAAATTCAGGGATTCAAGTCGTTTGCCAATAAAATCCTCTTTGAATTCCACAACGGGATCACCGGCATCGTGGGCCCAAACGGAAGCGGGAAGAGCAATGTGGCGGACGCAGTGCGGTGGGTGCTTGGAGAGCAGAGGGCAAAGCAGCTTCGCGGCGGAACCATGCAGGATGTCATCTTCTCGGGAACCGAGATACGAAAGCCCCAGGGATTTGCCTATGTGGCGATCACCCTTGATAACTCTAATCACAGGCTGCCCATATCCTATGACCAGGTGACGGTGTCCAGACGTCTGTACCGTTCCGGCGAGAGCGAATACCGGATTAACGGCAGTGCCTGCCGCCTGAAGGATATCCAGGAACTCTTCTATGATACGGGTATCGGCAAGGAAGGATATTCCATTATCGGGCAGGGACAGATCGACCGGATTTTGAGCGGCAGGCCGGAAGAGCGCAGGGAGCTGTTCGACGAGGCTGCAGGAATCGTCAAATTTAAGAGGAGAAAGCTTATCGCCCAGAGAAAGCTCATGGATGAGGAGCAGAACCTGGTCAGAGTAAGTGATATTCTCTCAGAGCTGGAGAAACGGGTGGGGCCTCTGAAGACCCAGTCAGAGGCGGCAAAGGAGTACCTGCGGCTCAGAGAGGAGCTGAAAGGCGAGGATGCCAACCTGTTTTTACTGGAGCATAAGGCTTTGAATCTGCAGCTGAAGGAGCTGGAGGATAAGAAGCAGATAGTAAACGGAGATCTGGAGGATGCGAAGGAGAGTGCTGAAAAGCTCAAGCTGGATTATGAACGCCTGGAAAAAGAGGCAGAGGCTGTGGAGGAACAGCTTGCTGCAGGCAGAGAACAGCTTTCCAGAGCCGGTGTGATGAGGGAGAGCCTGGAGGGCCAGATTGCGGTCCTGGAGGAGCAGATCAACTCAGAGCGGATGAACGAGGAACACATTAAGAGCAGGTCTGCTGCGATCCTGGTGGAGCTTTCAGAAAAGGCTTCCCAGAGGGCTGAGTATGAAAAGCAGAAGGCAGAAGCCGGAAGGCAGGTTCAGGAAGCCGAAGCTGCCCTGAAAAGCGCTCAGAGCGAGCTGGAGGAATGGGAAAAACGCCTTCTTTCCATTTCCGGAGAGTCAGAGGCGGCAAAGGCTGTGATCATAAACGCCCTCAATGAGAAGGCCGGTCTTGCCGCCAGGAGCCAGCGCTATGAAACCATGCTGGAGCAGGTGGATGTGCGCCGCTCAGAGGTGATGCAGAAGCTCCTGCGATTTAAGAGCGACGAATCTGTTCAGGAGGAAGAGCTGAAAAAGGAGGAGGCCGTTCTCGCCGGAGTGGAGGAGGAGCTTGCCGCTCTCATCAGCCAGGAGGAGGCCAACGCCTGCCGTCTGACTGAGGCGGAGGATGAGGGCGCAGAGCTTGCAAGAAGGCTGAGCGCAGAGCAGCAGAAATACCACACCAGCCACACGAAGCTGGAATCCCTGCGAAATTTAGCAGAGCGGTATGAGGGTTATGGCACGAGCATCCGCCGCGTAATGGAACAGAAAAACAGAGTAAAGGGAATTCACGGCGTGGTAGCGGACCTGATTGCCACATCGAAACGATATGAGACAGCTATTGAGACGGCCCTCGGGGGAAGTATCCAGAACATTGTCACTGACCGGGAGGAGACAGCCAAGGAGCTGATTGAGTATCTGAAGAAAAACAGGTTCGGGCGGGCCACCTTTCTCCCTCTGACAGGAATCAGCGACAGAGGGGGCTTTACCCAGGAGAAGGCCCTGAGAGAACCCGGGGTTTTGGGGCTTGCCAGCGACCTGGTGGAGGTGAAGGACGAATACCAGGCACTTTCCAGGTACCTGCTAGGCCGTGTCGTGGTGGTAGATGGAATCGACAACGCCATTGCCCTGGCGAGAAAATTCAGGCATACGCTGCGGATTGTAACTCTGGAGGGAGAGCTTTTCAGCGCCGGAGGCTCTATGACAGGAGGTTCCTTTAAAAACAGCAGCAACCTTCTGGGACGCCAGAGGGAAATTGCAGAACTGGAAACAGCCTGCCGCTCTGCCCTGGAGGCGGTGGAGGAGCTCCACAAGTCCATAGCGGCCAACGAGGCTCTGCAGATCCAGCTTAAGGAGGAGGCAGAGCGCCTGAGGGGAGAAAAGCAGGAGGCCTTTCTCAGAAAAAATACCTCTGAGCTCAATCTTGAGCGGCTGGAGGGAAAAAGGCAGGAGATAGCGGAATCCTCCTCTGATCTGGTCATGGAGAGCCGCGAGCTGGAATTTCAGCTCCGGGAGATCAGAGAGAATACGGAAAAACTGTCAGAGGAGATGAGAAAGCTGGAGACCCTGCACGATGAGAAAACAGAGCTGGCAAATCGCCTGTCAGAAGAGCTTTCGAGAGCCCAGGAGAGCCGTGAGGCTGCGGCTGGCCGTCTTTCGGAGGCCCAGCTTTCGGAGGCGAATGTCCGGCAGCAGGACAGCTTTATCTCAGAAAATATCAGACGGCTGAAGAACGAGGAGGAGAGGCTCTGCGCCGAGCAGAGAGAGCTTGACAGCGGCAGCGGCAAGAGTGCTGAGGCGGTGGAGGAGAAAAAACGCCAGATTGACAGCATCAGAAAGCAGATCGGGGAGCAGGAGAAAGACACCGCGGCCATTCGGGAGAGCCTGTCGGAGCAGACAGCCAGAAAGGAGGAGCTGCTGGCAGGTCAGAAAGCCTTTTTTAAGAGCAGGGAGGAGCTGTCCGGCCGAATCAGCAGCCTGGACAGGGAGATGTTCCGCCTAGAAGGGCAGAGGGAGAGAGCTGCCGAGCGGATAGAGTCCAGAATCTCCTATATGTGGGACGAGTATGAACTGACTTACTCGGGAGCCTGCAGCCTGGCAAAGGAGGAGCCGGGGACTATCCCTGAAATCCACAGAAGCATTGACCGGCTGAAGGGAGAGATAAAAGCCCTCGGATCTGTCAATGTCAATGCCATCGAGGACTACAGGGAGGTGTCAGAGCGGTATGAGTTCCTGAACACTCAGCATCAGGATCTGGTGACAGCCAGAGAAACGCTCCTCAAGATTATCGAGGAACTGGATACGGGAATGCGTCTCCAGTTTGAGGAAAAGTTTGCACAGATCCGTCTGGAATTTGACAAGGTGTTTAAGGAACTGTTCGGCGGAGGTCACGGAACCCTGGTTCTCCAGGAGGATGAGGACATTCTGGAGGCGGGAATCCAGATCATTTCCCAGCCGCCGGGCAAGAAACTGCAGAACATGATGCAGCTTTCCGGCGGAGAGAAGGCGCTCACTGCCATCGCTCTTCTCTTTGCCATTCAGAATCTGAAGCCGTCGCCCTTCTGCCTGCTGGACGAGATTGAGGCGGCGCTTGATGATTCCAATGTGGACCGCTTTGCAAAGTATCTGCATAAGCTGACAAAATACACCCAGTTTATCGTGATCACCCACCGAAGGGGAACCATGGTTTCAGCTGACCGGCTGTATGGAATCACCATGCAGGAGAAGGGAGTTTCCACCCTCGTCTCCGTCAGCCTGGTGGAGAGCGAGCTGGAGGCCCAGGCGAAGGCGGGAAAGACGAGATTCTGA
- the rnc gene encoding ribonuclease III — protein sequence MPREHFRELEDKIHYCFKDKSLIELAMSHSSYANEKHLGKLGCNERLEFLGDAVLEIVSSDFLFHRFPDMPEGDLTKTRASMVCEPTLAYCAEQIGLGGYLLLGKGEDATGGRTRNSVVSDAMEALIGAIYLDGGFSCAKEFILNYVLNDMEHKKLFYDSKTILQEMVQARGTELLSYELLKEEGPDHNKTFEVAALIGEREVSRGAGRTKKAAEQMAAYQAILKLKREAGEGI from the coding sequence ATGCCAAGAGAACACTTTAGGGAGCTGGAGGATAAAATCCATTACTGCTTTAAGGATAAATCACTGATTGAGCTGGCCATGAGCCACAGTTCCTACGCCAATGAGAAGCATTTGGGAAAGCTGGGCTGCAACGAACGGCTGGAATTTCTGGGGGACGCTGTTCTGGAGATCGTGTCCAGCGATTTTCTTTTTCACCGATTCCCGGATATGCCGGAGGGAGACCTGACCAAGACCAGGGCCAGCATGGTCTGCGAGCCGACCCTGGCCTACTGTGCCGAGCAGATCGGTCTGGGGGGCTATCTGCTTTTGGGGAAAGGCGAGGATGCCACGGGAGGAAGGACGAGAAATTCTGTGGTTTCAGATGCCATGGAGGCTCTGATCGGCGCCATCTACCTGGACGGCGGCTTTTCCTGCGCGAAGGAGTTTATATTAAATTATGTCTTAAATGATATGGAGCATAAAAAGCTCTTCTATGACAGCAAGACCATTCTCCAGGAAATGGTGCAGGCGAGGGGAACAGAGCTTCTGTCCTATGAGCTTCTGAAAGAGGAGGGGCCGGATCACAATAAGACGTTTGAGGTGGCTGCCCTGATCGGAGAACGGGAAGTCAGCCGAGGGGCCGGCCGCACGAAAAAGGCTGCAGAGCAGATGGCTGCCTACCAGGCTATTTTAAAGCTGAAGCGAGAGGCTGGGGAAGGAATCTAA
- the acpP gene encoding acyl carrier protein: MEFEKLQSIIAEVLNAEPEEIKASASFVDDLGADSLDIFQIVMGIEEEFDIEIPADAAERIATVGDAAQQIRNALN, encoded by the coding sequence ATGGAATTTGAAAAATTGCAGAGCATTATCGCCGAAGTGCTGAATGCAGAGCCTGAGGAGATTAAAGCCTCCGCTTCGTTTGTGGATGACCTGGGAGCGGATTCCCTGGACATTTTTCAGATTGTGATGGGGATTGAGGAGGAGTTTGACATCGAGATCCCCGCAGATGCGGCAGAGAGAATTGCCACAGTGGGAGATGCGGCGCAGCAGATTCGGAATGCGTTAAATTAA